From Ndongobacter massiliensis:
AAGCAAAACGATCCAAACACACCGATTGGTACGCCTTTTTCTTTTCATCACACGATTCCTTCCTGCCGTCCGCTGCGTAGCAAATATGCGAAATCTCCGAAGCGGTAAAACCGCGAGACCCGCGTTGTTCCCGATTGCGAAATTCTTTCTTGCAAAAATAATACTACAGGAACACAACTTCCCTCTACTTTTTACATAAAATGATAAAAAAATATTGAAATGGGAAATGGGTTACGCTATGCTGTTTTCGTAGTGAAATCGCATTCAATTTTGAGGAGGCATATATGAAGGGTTTTGCGATGTTAAAAATCGGCGAAACGGGCTGGATTGAGAAGGAACGTCCGGCATGTGGTCCGGATGACGCTATCATCCGTCCGTTAGCCCTGTCCCCCTGTACGTCCGACGTGCATACCGTATGGGAAGGTGCTTTGGGTGACCGGCACAATATGATTCTCGGGCACGAAGGCTGCGGCGTTGTCGAAGAAGTCGGCAGCAATGTCAAAGATTTCAAAAAAGGCGATCGCATCATGGTTGCCGCGATTACCCCTGATTGGCAGTCGGTCGAAGCGCAGGCGGGGTATCCCATGCATTCCGGCGGCATGCTGGCGGGCTGGAAATTCTCGAATTTCAAAGACGGTGTGTTCGGTGAATACTTCCACGTCAACGATGCGGATGGAAACCTGGCGCATTTACCAGATGCCATTTCTCCGGCGGAAGCCTGCATGCTCTCCGATATGGTCCCCACCGGTTTCCACGGCGTAGAATTGGCGGATGTCCAATTTGGCGATACGGTCTTGGTCATCGGCATCGGTCCGGTCGGTCTGATGGCCGTGGCCGGCTCGAATTTCCGCGGTGCATCCCGAATCATTGCGGTCGGCACGCGCCCCGTCTGCCGCGAAGTGGCGAAGAAATACGGTGCGACCGACTTTGTCAGCTACAAAGACGGCTCGATTGACGAGCAGGTCATGGCCCTTACGAATAACAAAGGTGTCGATAAAGTGATCATTGCCGGCGGCGGTGTGGAAACCTTCGAACCCGCGGTCAAAGTAGTCAAACCCGGCGGTGCGATTGGCAATGTCAATTATCTCGGCAGCGGTACCTACATCAACATTCCGCGCGTGGAATGGGGCGTCGGCATGGGGCACAAAAAGATTGTCGGCGGATTGATGCCGGGTGGAAGGCTGCGCCTCGAGAAGTTGGGCGCTCTGGTCGCCTCCGGACGTCTGGATGTCTCTTTGCTTTTGACTCATAAGTTCAACGGTTTTGAGAAAGTCGAAGACGCTTTGATGTTGATGAAAGACAAGCCGAAGGATCTGATCAAACCGGTGGTTACGCTCTAAACTTTTACAGAGCGATTTGCGAATGGAGAAGTGCGGGATCCCGGGGATTTCGCACTTCTTTTGCGCAATTGAAGGAGATATGATGCAGCTGTTGATTATTTCGGGTTTCTTAGGTGCGGGAAAAACGCGTTTTATCCAGGCGATGGCAAAAGGGACGGGTCGACAATTCGTGATTGTGGAAAACGAATTTGCCGAAGCCAATGTGGACAGCAAGGTGCTGCGCGCCGAACAACCTCGTAGGGCACCCGGCGAGGCGACGCCTCCAAAGTCGGATCGGACGGATCCTTCCGGCAATGCTGCGGCAATCGCAGACGAGCCCTCCATGAATATTTGGGAATTGAGTGAAGGTTGTATCTGCTGTTCCTTGAATTTGGATTTTACCTATTCCGTCTTGACCATTGCCAACACCCTCAATCCGGATTATTTGGTGGTAGAGCCCTCCGGTGTTGCGCACCTTTCTGCCATTTTAGAGCAGCTAAATAAAATTTCGTATGAACGCATCGGCCTTCTTGCGCCCGTCACCATTGTCGATCAAAAAAACTATTTGTCGCAGCGCGCCGCTTTTTCCAATTACTTTTGCGATCAGGTGGGCAATGCGGGAACGGTGGTTCTCAGTAAATCTGAAATCTTGCAGCCGGAGGATTTTATTGCCATAAAAAAAGAGCTGCGCCTAGCGGACGACGTCGACTTTCCCTTACGCCACTACAGCAAATGGCAAAGAGAAGATTGGTTCAAACTTTTATCCCGACAATGGGTGGCGCTTCCTGCAAAAAATGAACCGACTGTGAAATCTTCCCTTACAAAGACTACAAAGACGGCATTCGCCAAGATTTTGCGACGAAAAATCGTCCAAAAGCACGCACGGCGTGCCGATCAGGACCTGATGAACCTGACCTTTTACGACTGCCGCTTTTCCTCGGTGGATGCCGTCTATTCCTTTCTTGAGAGACTTTTGTGGGGAGCTTATGGCGATGTCGTTCGCTTCAAAGGCTTTTTCTCGGTGAAAAATGAAGTGCTGCACGTGGAGGGCGTTGGTTCCTGCTTTGAAATTACCGGTTTCGGAAGCCGCACGGCCTTTGTCGCCGGACAGGCAATGCCCGAAGAACGCGAAGCATTTCCCTTTGTCATCATCGGCAAGGCCTTGCAAGCGAAGCCCCTGCTTGCTGTCTTGCAGGGGCCTTAGCATCTAAATCAGCGCCATCGCCGCTTCATAGGCCTGTGATGTAGCTTCCAAGATGGAACCCGCGTGGTTGACATCGCCACAGGCGAATACCCGCTGAAAATGCTTATGATATTCATCCGCCAGGTCGGCCTGCGCTTGAACCCCCGTTGCCATCACCAGGAGATCGCAATCCAGCGTTTCTTTTTCCCCACTATCGGTATCCTCAACTGCAACTTGTCCCTTGTTTACAGACACCAGTTTCTTTTTCACCAAAATCTCCACCTTGTTCTCTGTGAGTGTTTTGACAAGATGGTACTTGATGGAGGGATAGACACTGTCTGCAACCGCCTCTTTCATTTCAACGACGGTAACCGTATTATGTAAATCCGCATCCGAAAGCAATTCGGCCACTTCAAGGCCGGTCACTCCGCCGCCGATCACCACAATCTTTTTGTTTTCCGGCTTCAGACCTTCACGCAGAACTTTGTCCCAAACAACATGATC
This genomic window contains:
- a CDS encoding NAD(P)-dependent alcohol dehydrogenase, with protein sequence MKGFAMLKIGETGWIEKERPACGPDDAIIRPLALSPCTSDVHTVWEGALGDRHNMILGHEGCGVVEEVGSNVKDFKKGDRIMVAAITPDWQSVEAQAGYPMHSGGMLAGWKFSNFKDGVFGEYFHVNDADGNLAHLPDAISPAEACMLSDMVPTGFHGVELADVQFGDTVLVIGIGPVGLMAVAGSNFRGASRIIAVGTRPVCREVAKKYGATDFVSYKDGSIDEQVMALTNNKGVDKVIIAGGGVETFEPAVKVVKPGGAIGNVNYLGSGTYINIPRVEWGVGMGHKKIVGGLMPGGRLRLEKLGALVASGRLDVSLLLTHKFNGFEKVEDALMLMKDKPKDLIKPVVTL
- a CDS encoding GTP-binding protein, producing MQLLIISGFLGAGKTRFIQAMAKGTGRQFVIVENEFAEANVDSKVLRAEQPRRAPGEATPPKSDRTDPSGNAAAIADEPSMNIWELSEGCICCSLNLDFTYSVLTIANTLNPDYLVVEPSGVAHLSAILEQLNKISYERIGLLAPVTIVDQKNYLSQRAAFSNYFCDQVGNAGTVVLSKSEILQPEDFIAIKKELRLADDVDFPLRHYSKWQREDWFKLLSRQWVALPAKNEPTVKSSLTKTTKTAFAKILRRKIVQKHARRADQDLMNLTFYDCRFSSVDAVYSFLERLLWGAYGDVVRFKGFFSVKNEVLHVEGVGSCFEITGFGSRTAFVAGQAMPEEREAFPFVIIGKALQAKPLLAVLQGP